One window of Nostoc sp. C052 genomic DNA carries:
- a CDS encoding HlyD family secretion protein, with the protein MGTNTLNGRNGHKTPILEKEVIPDSETLETVTAQTSATAEAPVVVTPEIEKEVPPKRKRPTGLILAGLGVGAIAAGAFGYHYWQYASTHQETDNATVAGNIHQISSRIPGTVSQVLVNDNQLVQPGQLLVELDPRDYQSQAQQAQAALENARGQAQAAQANIALTSQTTTGKTTQAQGDVSGAVAAISTAQAAVQEAQAGIPAAQAEVRLAQAGIPAAQAQVAQANANLEKAKTDYNRYNELYKSGAIARQQLDTAKAAYDVATAQKNAAIQGVEQAQAKLASAKVGVAKAQSQLAQAQENVTNAQAKLAASKGGLQQATAGGQDTTVKRSQYEAAKAAIAQSEASLKDAQLQLSYANITAPSAGRIGRKNVEVGNRVAAGTPLMAIVDNNYWVVANFKETQLEKMHPGEAVEIKLDSFPHHTFIGHVDSISPASGAQFALLPPDNATGNFTKVVQRIPVKVVFDQKSIQGYESRITPGMSAEVAVEVK; encoded by the coding sequence ATGGGTACTAATACTTTGAACGGACGCAACGGACACAAAACCCCAATTTTAGAAAAAGAAGTGATTCCTGATTCAGAGACTTTAGAAACTGTTACCGCACAGACATCTGCAACAGCAGAAGCACCTGTTGTTGTAACTCCTGAGATCGAAAAAGAAGTTCCACCGAAGCGCAAAAGACCGACTGGTTTAATTTTGGCAGGATTAGGCGTGGGTGCGATCGCCGCAGGTGCTTTTGGTTATCATTACTGGCAATATGCCTCCACCCACCAGGAAACAGATAACGCCACCGTTGCGGGAAACATTCACCAAATTAGTAGCCGCATTCCTGGAACTGTAAGTCAGGTGCTAGTGAATGATAACCAACTGGTGCAACCAGGACAATTGTTAGTGGAGTTAGATCCACGGGACTATCAAAGTCAGGCACAACAAGCACAAGCCGCCCTAGAAAATGCTCGTGGTCAGGCACAAGCGGCTCAAGCAAATATTGCTTTAACTTCACAAACCACTACTGGTAAGACAACTCAAGCGCAAGGTGATGTCAGTGGTGCAGTAGCAGCAATTTCTACAGCCCAAGCAGCAGTACAAGAAGCCCAAGCAGGGATACCAGCAGCCCAAGCTGAAGTCAGACTCGCCCAAGCGGGGATTCCCGCCGCCCAAGCGCAGGTAGCGCAAGCAAATGCCAATTTGGAAAAAGCTAAAACAGATTACAATCGTTACAACGAGTTGTATAAATCAGGTGCGATCGCTCGTCAGCAATTAGATACAGCCAAAGCCGCTTATGATGTAGCGACGGCACAAAAAAACGCTGCAATTCAGGGAGTAGAACAAGCCCAAGCTAAATTAGCCTCCGCGAAAGTTGGTGTTGCCAAAGCCCAATCTCAATTAGCACAGGCGCAAGAGAATGTCACCAACGCCCAAGCTAAATTGGCAGCATCCAAGGGAGGATTGCAACAAGCTACCGCAGGCGGACAAGATACAACAGTTAAACGTAGTCAATACGAAGCGGCAAAAGCGGCGATCGCGCAATCAGAAGCATCGCTCAAAGACGCCCAATTGCAACTATCTTATGCCAATATTACCGCCCCCAGTGCCGGACGCATCGGTAGGAAAAACGTGGAAGTTGGCAACCGAGTTGCGGCGGGAACACCATTAATGGCGATCGTGGATAACAACTATTGGGTAGTTGCGAACTTCAAAGAAACTCAATTAGAAAAGATGCACCCAGGAGAGGCAGTAGAAATTAAGCTCGATAGTTTCCCCCATCACACCTTTATTGGTCATGTTGACAGTATTTCGCCAGCTTCCGGCGCTCAGTTTGCTTTATTACCACCGGATAATGCTACAGGTAACTTTACCAAAGTTGTCCAACGCATCCCAGTAAAAGTAGTTTTCGACCAAAAGAGTATTCAAGGGTATGAATCGCGAATTACTCCGGGGATGTCTGCGGAAGTTGCTGTGGAAGTCAAATGA
- a CDS encoding MarR family winged helix-turn-helix transcriptional regulator — translation MVSTSNHSPTLESWQQNLAPYNLGYRIKLVSQLLSRKFTERLEPFGLTPFHWLVLCCLWQEDGLPTSSIGDKLKQVGGTLTGVLDRMEERGLVRRERDTHDRRIWRIWLTDAGKELEAVLPPIAAAVRDEAMEGISFADRELFSQMLNRAIANLS, via the coding sequence ATGGTTTCTACATCTAATCACTCCCCAACATTAGAGTCGTGGCAGCAAAATCTCGCACCATACAACTTGGGCTATAGAATCAAATTAGTCTCACAACTGCTCAGTCGCAAGTTTACTGAAAGGCTAGAACCGTTTGGATTGACGCCATTTCACTGGCTGGTGTTGTGCTGTCTTTGGCAAGAAGATGGTTTACCTACTTCTAGTATTGGGGATAAACTCAAACAAGTGGGAGGCACTTTAACAGGCGTACTAGATCGGATGGAAGAACGTGGTTTAGTGCGTCGAGAACGCGACACCCACGATCGCCGCATCTGGCGAATCTGGCTCACAGATGCAGGTAAGGAACTAGAAGCTGTGTTACCGCCAATCGCCGCAGCTGTGCGTGATGAAGCGATGGAAGGTATTTCTTTTGCTGACCGAGAACTGTTTTCTCAAATGTTGAATCGGGCGATCGCTAACCTATCTTAA
- a CDS encoding EVE domain-containing protein, translating to MNYWLMKSEPEVYSIADLQQQSKTIWDGIRNYQARNFLRQMDEGDLAFFYHSNTNSLGIAGLMRVVKKDLVDPTQFEPKSKYYDPKSSPESPRWQTVVVEFVETFSNPILLSTLKEKFTAEELMVVKQGNRLLVMPVPEAVALKILAMKIS from the coding sequence ATGAATTATTGGCTAATGAAATCAGAACCAGAAGTCTATAGCATTGCTGACCTTCAACAGCAAAGTAAGACTATTTGGGATGGTATTCGCAATTATCAAGCTCGCAACTTTTTGCGCCAAATGGATGAAGGAGACTTAGCTTTTTTCTATCATTCCAATACTAATTCTCTCGGTATTGCGGGGTTAATGCGTGTGGTGAAAAAAGATCTTGTTGACCCCACTCAGTTTGAACCAAAAAGTAAATACTACGACCCGAAGTCAAGTCCCGAATCCCCTCGTTGGCAAACAGTTGTAGTAGAATTTGTTGAAACTTTTTCTAACCCTATCTTGCTATCAACACTCAAAGAGAAGTTTACCGCCGAAGAGCTAATGGTGGTGAAACAAGGAAATCGGTTATTGGTGATGCCCGTTCCTGAAGCAGTAGCGTTGAAGATTCTGGCGATGAAAATCTCCTAG
- a CDS encoding glycosyltransferase family 39 protein, with protein MFNKLHLLQYLLRQIRLVGLLPYLSLFTWILPLLLFTSGNNSLMAHDEALYASRARLMFDSGNWMTPWENAHHKTPGPYWLIASFYKLFGMSDISARIPSMVAGIFSLWLVYEIGRIMLGKKIAWLAAAILSVEFLWLQYCRLSTPDVPMIFLVLLAIYSLIKTELYPKYRYFWSFIAGLSLGLGFLVRSFMIFLPIIALLPYLIWEHHRHRHLANPIFYLGFLVGLIPTFVWLCFSWLRYGNNSFEELLKFVVQLGSDDSYNHGPLFYVWNILLKAFPWAFLGILGLFLTLHRPIKRYQLILVGFPLTLFVELSLFNTRYPHYGLCLYPFVALFASVGLSWLGNIYQTGIYSQFPLQKSKNKILNFFARNNLPRNLSYGFGGFGVLLVIASTIILTWGSYDIRKYAAIGLAMGLGWLILPVVWISRYHFGKKFLTARYWIAGWLIPCWLALATMGSIGMFSDYNPVLRTFLQQSAIASIVQSHPTYYVQIDQKTQALFEFYLPIHAKQVASISQIPALSYAWIYTDQSPKLSRPHRIISTVKEYQLIQFLS; from the coding sequence ATGTTCAATAAACTACACTTGCTGCAGTATCTTTTGCGACAAATCCGCCTAGTGGGATTATTACCCTATTTGAGTTTGTTCACTTGGATACTGCCCTTATTATTGTTTACTTCTGGTAACAATAGTCTGATGGCACATGATGAAGCACTTTACGCATCGCGTGCCCGTTTGATGTTTGATTCTGGTAATTGGATGACTCCTTGGGAAAATGCACATCATAAAACCCCTGGCCCTTATTGGTTAATTGCCAGTTTCTACAAGCTGTTTGGGATGAGTGATATTAGTGCGCGTATTCCTAGTATGGTTGCTGGCATTTTTAGCTTATGGCTTGTATATGAAATTGGCAGAATTATGCTAGGCAAAAAAATAGCTTGGTTAGCTGCTGCAATTTTAAGTGTGGAATTTCTCTGGCTACAATACTGCCGTTTAAGCACACCTGATGTCCCAATGATTTTCTTGGTACTTTTAGCTATTTATTCTTTAATAAAAACGGAGTTATACCCCAAATATCGCTATTTTTGGAGTTTTATCGCTGGCTTGAGTTTAGGTTTAGGCTTCTTAGTCAGAAGCTTTATGATTTTTTTACCAATTATAGCTTTATTGCCTTATTTAATTTGGGAACATCACCGTCATCGTCATCTTGCTAACCCAATTTTCTATCTAGGCTTTTTAGTAGGTTTAATCCCTACCTTTGTTTGGCTGTGTTTCAGCTGGCTTCGCTACGGCAATAATAGTTTTGAGGAGTTACTTAAGTTTGTTGTACAGCTAGGTTCTGATGACTCTTATAATCACGGGCCACTGTTTTATGTATGGAATATTCTTTTAAAAGCATTTCCCTGGGCTTTTTTGGGAATTTTAGGTTTGTTTTTGACTCTCCATCGTCCAATTAAGCGTTACCAGTTAATATTAGTTGGCTTTCCACTTACTCTATTTGTAGAACTTAGTCTTTTTAACACTCGTTACCCTCACTATGGTCTTTGTCTTTATCCCTTTGTAGCTTTGTTTGCATCTGTGGGGTTAAGCTGGTTAGGCAATATTTACCAGACAGGGATTTACTCACAATTTCCTCTTCAAAAAAGTAAAAATAAGATATTAAACTTTTTTGCAAGGAATAATCTTCCTCGAAATCTTAGTTATGGCTTTGGTGGATTCGGTGTTTTACTTGTAATTGCAAGTACTATTATTCTGACTTGGGGTAGTTATGATATCCGCAAGTATGCAGCTATTGGCTTGGCTATGGGCTTGGGTTGGTTAATTTTACCTGTAGTCTGGATTAGTCGTTACCACTTTGGTAAAAAGTTTCTCACCGCACGTTATTGGATTGCAGGATGGTTAATTCCCTGTTGGTTGGCTTTGGCGACGATGGGTAGCATTGGTATGTTCAGTGACTATAACCCTGTTTTGAGAACTTTTTTACAACAAAGTGCGATCGCCTCTATTGTCCAATCTCATCCTACCTACTATGTGCAAATAGACCAGAAAACCCAAGCACTGTTTGAGTTCTATCTTCCTATTCATGCCAAACAAGTAGCCTCTATTTCCCAAATACCAGCTTTGAGCTATGCTTGGATATATACTGACCAGTCCCCTAAATTGTCTCGGCCCCACCGTATTATCAGTACAGTTAAAGAGTATCAGTTAATTCAATTTCTTTCCTAA
- the patD gene encoding heterocyst frequency control protein PatD has product MSLNPEKYVAFVTLLEQLRSDATTTQIVAPELRQRVATLQQFFGQQIVPLADENWRVQSYQTEMSKQLRLLAIDVMFLQGARQASTAQTRLQAISDRLTTLIQYCDAILQPEAEGEK; this is encoded by the coding sequence ATGTCTTTAAACCCTGAGAAATATGTGGCATTCGTAACCTTGTTAGAGCAATTACGCTCCGATGCCACAACTACCCAAATCGTTGCGCCAGAACTGCGGCAGCGTGTAGCCACATTGCAGCAGTTTTTCGGGCAGCAGATTGTGCCTTTGGCTGATGAAAACTGGCGAGTGCAGTCTTATCAAACGGAAATGAGCAAGCAATTGCGCTTGTTGGCAATAGATGTGATGTTTTTGCAAGGAGCGCGGCAAGCATCGACTGCACAAACGAGACTTCAAGCGATTAGCGATCGCTTGACAACCCTGATTCAATACTGTGATGCTATTCTGCAACCAGAAGCGGAGGGAGAAAAATAA
- a CDS encoding S8 family peptidase translates to MRKLILLCLFVIGLGTTIFGFLNFQGLAAKGEFETILLDFREDIPSLVVEQDLQAIAKQYNVTPQLDNKFSEKDHVYIIKGDRQRLQELKKSQFAQATQFIEPNYIYRKIPQPGKTAWLGEFLTPQEDEEANPSLTGPNDQYYSKQWNLHKIGIEGAWSQTKGSGITVAVIDTGITKVRDLYETKFVKGYDFVNDREEATDDNGHGTHVAGTIAQATNNKYGVAGIAYEASLMPLKVLSSYGGGTVADIAEAIKFAADKGADVINMSLGGTGESQLMKQAIEYAHRKGVVIIAAAGNENTNGASYPARYPYVIGVSAIGPDGERASYSNFGAGVDISAPGGSEAGKILQETIDEKGEGVFLGFQGTSMAAPHVAGVAALIKAAGIKEPDEVLKVLKQSARVIQDDGLNYYGAGQLNAEAAVKLAFSGQISFPDFFRWLRDSGYLNPGFWIDGGAIALLPKILMVVGSYLLAWFLRVYFPFTWSWSLSSGLIAGSSGLFFLKGIYIFDLPQWPFRVLGSSIPELGNTLQGTDALNPLFASVLIPIVLMALLLGHPSWKLFAIGSTLGVAACLTVSAFLDPSVWGLGSGNIARLFLIANALICYGLARLALKNEHA, encoded by the coding sequence ATGAGAAAACTTATATTATTGTGCTTGTTTGTCATTGGGCTGGGAACTACCATATTTGGTTTCCTGAATTTCCAGGGATTGGCAGCTAAAGGAGAGTTTGAGACGATTTTGCTTGATTTTCGGGAAGATATTCCATCACTTGTGGTGGAACAGGATCTACAAGCGATCGCCAAACAATACAACGTTACACCCCAATTAGACAACAAGTTTTCAGAAAAAGATCATGTTTATATTATCAAGGGCGATCGCCAACGGCTGCAAGAACTGAAAAAATCTCAGTTTGCCCAAGCGACACAATTCATTGAACCAAACTATATCTACAGAAAGATTCCCCAACCAGGTAAAACCGCTTGGCTAGGTGAATTTTTAACACCCCAAGAAGATGAAGAAGCAAATCCTTCATTAACTGGCCCCAATGACCAATATTACAGCAAACAGTGGAACTTGCACAAAATTGGTATTGAAGGTGCATGGAGTCAAACTAAAGGCAGTGGTATCACAGTCGCAGTCATTGACACCGGGATTACCAAGGTTCGCGACTTGTATGAGACAAAATTCGTCAAGGGCTACGATTTTGTAAACGATCGAGAAGAAGCCACAGACGATAATGGTCACGGTACTCATGTTGCCGGAACTATTGCCCAAGCCACAAATAATAAATATGGTGTTGCAGGAATTGCCTACGAAGCCAGCCTGATGCCGCTGAAGGTACTCAGTTCTTATGGCGGTGGTACTGTTGCCGATATTGCCGAAGCGATTAAATTTGCTGCTGATAAAGGCGCAGATGTGATTAATATGAGCTTAGGCGGTACTGGTGAAAGCCAGTTGATGAAACAAGCGATCGAGTATGCCCATAGAAAAGGTGTTGTTATTATTGCCGCAGCTGGAAATGAAAACACCAACGGAGCAAGCTATCCAGCCCGCTATCCCTACGTCATCGGTGTTTCGGCAATTGGCCCAGATGGCGAAAGAGCGTCCTATTCTAACTTTGGTGCTGGGGTAGATATCTCTGCTCCTGGTGGTAGTGAAGCTGGTAAAATTCTCCAAGAAACCATCGATGAAAAGGGTGAAGGCGTATTTCTAGGCTTCCAGGGTACAAGTATGGCTGCTCCCCACGTTGCTGGTGTTGCGGCATTAATCAAAGCTGCTGGCATCAAAGAACCAGATGAAGTTTTAAAAGTCCTCAAGCAGTCAGCACGAGTCATTCAGGATGATGGTTTGAACTATTATGGCGCTGGACAACTCAATGCAGAAGCAGCAGTCAAACTAGCCTTTAGCGGACAAATCAGTTTTCCAGATTTCTTTCGGTGGTTACGGGATAGCGGCTATCTTAACCCCGGCTTTTGGATTGATGGTGGTGCGATCGCACTCTTACCCAAGATTTTAATGGTAGTTGGTTCCTATTTGCTGGCTTGGTTTTTACGCGTTTACTTCCCCTTCACTTGGAGTTGGTCTTTATCCAGTGGACTAATTGCCGGTAGTTCTGGGTTATTCTTCCTCAAGGGAATCTATATTTTTGATCTTCCCCAATGGCCTTTCCGGGTTTTGGGCAGTTCAATTCCCGAACTAGGTAATACCCTCCAGGGAACTGATGCATTGAATCCCCTATTTGCCAGCGTACTGATTCCCATTGTGTTAATGGCATTGTTGCTGGGGCATCCTAGCTGGAAATTGTTTGCCATTGGTTCAACATTAGGTGTAGCAGCCTGCTTGACAGTAAGTGCATTTTTAGATCCATCTGTTTGGGGTTTAGGAAGTGGTAACATAGCACGCCTCTTCCTCATCGCCAACGCCCTAATCTGTTATGGACTTGCTCGTTTAGCATTGAAAAACGAACATGCTTAG
- a CDS encoding class I SAM-dependent methyltransferase, which yields MQLRPNQRLKLDDTDDKLFYAYPRFVTHVDEGFIQQLTDLYRDRLKPNTRIFDMMSSWVSHLPEEMPFSHVEGHGLNAEELARNPRLNHYFVQNLNDNPQLPLPDEDFDAVLNCVSVQYVQYPEAVFSEIYRILKPGGVAIISFSNRMFFEKAIQAWREASETARVELVKEYFASIPGFTTAEVIAHKSTLPNFLQWLGAAGGDPFYAVIAYRS from the coding sequence ATGCAGTTAAGACCGAATCAACGCCTGAAATTAGACGATACAGATGATAAGCTATTCTATGCCTATCCCCGCTTCGTCACCCATGTCGATGAAGGATTTATTCAACAGCTAACGGATTTATATCGCGATCGCCTGAAACCCAACACCCGCATTTTTGATATGATGAGCAGCTGGGTATCTCATTTGCCAGAAGAGATGCCGTTTTCCCATGTAGAGGGACATGGACTCAACGCCGAGGAACTGGCACGTAATCCCCGCTTAAATCATTACTTCGTGCAAAATCTTAACGACAATCCGCAGCTACCATTACCAGATGAAGATTTTGATGCTGTTCTCAACTGCGTATCTGTGCAGTATGTCCAATATCCAGAAGCCGTATTTTCTGAAATTTACCGCATCTTGAAACCCGGTGGTGTCGCAATTATCAGCTTTTCTAACCGGATGTTTTTTGAAAAGGCGATTCAAGCTTGGCGGGAGGCTTCAGAAACCGCTCGAGTGGAATTAGTCAAAGAGTACTTTGCCTCAATCCCCGGATTTACAACCGCAGAAGTTATAGCTCATAAGTCAACATTACCAAATTTCTTACAGTGGTTAGGTGCAGCTGGAGGAGATCCATTTTATGCCGTCATAGCTTACCGCAGTTAA